The Populus alba chromosome 6, ASM523922v2, whole genome shotgun sequence genomic interval aaacaaatcaaaagaataagagctaagttggaaaataaaatacaccATAAACtatgattgaatgatgaaaatgaaaaccaataaaattttaacaaaagggTGAGgataacaaaactaaaaatcaaaagaatatagaccgaattagaaaaaaataatatatgacaaattataattaattgtaATTTCAATTGGTTTGCCCACTTCCAAGATGTTAAATAGTATAATCTATTAGCCACTGCTTCTAATCATAGTCATATCATGTTGGTTGTTTGTAAATGCTTGTTACATTATAAGCATGCTCGCTTCAAATTTGAAAATGTTTGGACAAGGTATCTAGGGCTTTTATCCTTTGGTGTGTATGATGTGAGAGGATTCAAGGGATATTGATATACTGAAACAATTTGAATCGTACATGAGAAAGCTCACACAATGGGGTAAGAATTTAtcacaacaatttaaaaatgagaTTCAATATTGTTATACTCATCTCAACACCTTAAAACCATTATGGGATAATGTATCATTACAGTCTTACTCTAATTACCATGAGAAGTTGGCCTAATTACTAGCACAAGAAAAGGCCCATTGGAAATAACATGCTGAAAATTTTTTGTTGCAAGAAGAGGACTTTAATACACGTTATTTTCATGTTTCAGTTACATCTAATAGAGAAATCGAGTTATGAGATTAATTGATGAGAGGGGGTGATAATTGAGGATAGAAAAGGTATGCAAGATGTTATGATTAATTACCTTACCTAACTGTTCAATGCAAGTCCTGACTTGAATAGTGAAGTTATTAACTATATTCATTCATATgtatcaatttttataaatggCATTTTGCTAGCACTATTTCAAGATGAAGAATTTAAGAAAGTCATATTTCAAATGGGTCTAGACAAATCTCCTAATCCAAATGGGTTAAACATGAAATCTTATCAACAATTTTGGGATTTAATTAGAGCATACATAACTAATGCTTGTCGAGGCTGGTTAGCTAGCAAGACATTTCCATTATCACTAGTGGAGACTCTAGTGGTTCTTATCCTAAAGGTTGAAAACCATAATCAATGAAAGACCTTCATCTGATTGCTTTATGCAATGTGTTGTATAAGatcattggaaaaacattgGAAAATCGGATAAGGAATATCttaacaaatattatttcacCTATATAAGCAATATTTTTCCCTAACAGACCTATTACTAATAATGTGGTGATTGCTTATGAATTAATACATTTTATGAAGAGGTACACAACGGGTATGAAAGATTGGGCAACATTAAAAATCGATATTAGTAAGGCCTATAACATGATCATCTGGGAGtatttcaaagaaattatattaaaattaagttttacttCTGAATGGGTAGAGTTGGCGATGCTTTATATGAAGTTTGTTCCATATTTCATATGTTTTAATGGCATAAATATGAGACCAATAAAACCTTTAAGGGGATTACATCAAAGGGATCTTTTgtccttatatttatttatattgtgcAATGCAGGTCTTACAACTCTTTTCAGGAATGCAGAAGCATGTAGAAAGGTACATGAGTGCAAAGTCAATTGAACAACTCCACCAGATTCTTAGTTGCTGTTTACGGATGATAGTTTCTTATTcttcatataaaattcatatgaaGGCATAATTATGAAACATCGTGTACATTAGAAAGGGGAAACTTTGGGTTAGGTCATTAATTTTCAGAAGTTgggcatatttttttattagaaatgaaTATATTCAACATATATCACATATCTTAGGtatctgttcttttttaaaCCAAGGGAGGTACTTGGGTTTGCCATTACTTATTAGAAGGAATAAAATagttgtattttcttttattatagatAAAATATGGACATGGATTCATAGGTGGAGGAATTGCATATTATCTAAAGAGGACATGACAATTATGATAACTTCAATTGCCTAAAAACTTCCAACTTATAGTATGAGAGTCTTTCTTATCCCATTGATATTATGCGAAGAGTTGTAATGAATGATGAATAGTTTCTTATAAGGGAATAATCAAGAGAATGGACATGTCATAAGATAAAAAAGGTGAGAAAGATTTTGTAGAAGAAAAGATGATGGGGGCATGAGCTTTCAACATCTACACAACTTCAACTTGGCTTTGCTTAGGAAGCTAGGATGGAATTTAGTAGCTAGATGACACTTGGTGAGTTGAATCATCAAAGCTAAATATTATccaaaatgagattttttaaatgCCGATCTAAAGCATGGACCGAGCTTTGTTTGGCATAGCATTCTTAGTTCTTAGGGGATTATAATGAGAGGTTGTAGATGGCATATTGGTAAGGGTACGGAGGTGAATGTATAGAAGGATCCATGGTTGCTTACGTGTCCTAACAAATTGTTGGAACACTTATGAATGAAGGATTGGAATCACTGCGGGTATGTGATTCGATGACTGAGGGGGTTACTTTTTGGGATGAAAATTTAGTAGAGACATTGTTTTCTTCAGCAGATGTCATTGCCATTCTGAGTACCCCACTATCAACAAGACAAATAGATAACAAAATCAGCTGGCACCATACTAAAACAAGTGTTTACTCATGTAAATCTAGCTATCACGTTGTCGTTGACATTAACAAGCCCAATCTAAGAGATCATATAGATGGAGATTAGTGTGAATTATGGAATTTGAAGATCCCTCTAAGgattaaatatttcatttgatGAGTGTGTCAAGATTGCATTCTAACTCGTAAtagattaattgaaaaggagAATGAAATTTCATgatatctatattttttgtgAAGGAGTAGGGGGATCTAGAGAATATATCTTCTTTCAATGCCTATTCAAAATTGCATATTGACAGGAGATGGAAATGGTCTTTCATATATCAGGCACGATCAACTTTCaacaatgattttttagtttgtttgctATATTGTATAAGGAGAAGATGGAACAATATGCTGCAATTATTTGGTTCTTATGGAATCGGTGCAATAAAAAGCTATGTTATAACAAAATGCTAATGGTATCAGGTGCAATAAAAAagggaattgattttttaaatcagtGGAAAACAACTCAGGTACGTCGAGATGGATCCTTTGTCAATCACTCTCTTATGTCATGATGAAGAAACCACCACCAAAAAAGTTAAAATGCAACATTgatgcaatgtttttttaaggacATCTCTACAATGGaatatgatatattattaatgataatgatagGGCAATTATATATTGTGGAAGCCAGACATTTAAAGGAGCATTCACTTTAGTAATGAGAGAGGCATTGGTATTAAAAGATATTCtacaaaaactaatttcattGAATATGAGGTGTGTTTTTGTGAAAACTGATTTAAAACTTGTAGTAGAACACCTGGCATCTATCAATACTAATCTTAATGAGTTTGATTTGGTGATTGAagattttcaaatcttattaggTGTTGCTGAAAATTATCAAgtgttatatattaaaagaactACAAATGTTGTTGTTCATTGcttaactataaattataaaattatgatcgGGATATAAGCTGGAGTTTTGTTGTAGAATTGTTTTTGAATGCAATGCTGATTGATAGTTaaagaattaaacttttttttttttaaggctattcttttagaaaagtaaatattaaaaaaaattatttgattttataaaaataactattaaaagtaaaaaaatatttttcatgaaaaataatttaaaccttgttcaaatttttaaaaaaggtctTGAGCCCAAATTAGCACAAAATTTTAAGCCTGTGAAATAAGCTACTTGGGCCTAGAGAGAGAGTTTCGAAATCCGAATTCtttcggatttttttttattattattatcaatttcttttcttgtgcAAAAATTAAAGTCTTATAAAAGAAAAGCTTTTAATTTCCTTCACCATACAGATCACAGACACCTTACTTCTTTCTCGATCGAAACTAAAGTGTAAGTCTTTCTTCCTGAAAACCAGTTATTCTCACAAATTTGTAATGGGTTTTTGTTAGTAatcttttttgcttcttttttgttgattttttcaacACAGCTTAATCAATGGAGTCTAATTCTGAAACCAAACAGCACACCCTTTTGAGCTCTGACTATGGCATTCAAAGAACCCAGTATGCCACCCTTACCATCTCTTTCTCTATCTGTCAATGTTTATGTGGATTTTTTGTTGCAAAATAGACACATTTTAGGGATATAGCAGTTTAGTTTTTGAGTGGATTTGTTGTTCTATGTCTATGTAGGTACCCATACGTGACTGGAACATCTGTTgttgctttgaaatataaagatgGGATTTTGATGGCTGCTGATATGGGTGGTTAGTTTCCCTAATAACCCATTATCTTGTTATAATCTTTGTGGGTTTGTTTGTTATGTTGCCTGTGGATATGCTTATGGTTAATAGGGGGAAAATGTGATCTTTGGCCTTATTTATACCTTATAAGTGAACCCTTTAGGAATAATTGCCTAAAAGTACTATAATAAGTCCTGTTGTTGATGCATTTTGTGACATTGATAATTGCTAGGTTCTTATGGGTCCACACTTCGATACAAGAGTGTGGAGAGAATTAAGCCTGTCGGGAAGCATTCTATTATCGGTGCTAGCGGAGAAATAAGTGATTTCCAGGAGATTATGCGATATCTCGATGAGCAAGTGTAAGTTTTAGGTTGTGTTGTTGAGGgaagaattctttttttttttttttttcttgtattgttgttgttttttctcttatgtTTTAATTGTTGGTTTATATTGTTTAATATCTGCAGCCTGAATGACAATATGTGGGATGACAGAAACTCTTTGGGGCCCAAAGAGATTCACAGCTATTTGACCCGAGTTATGTATAATAGGCGTAACAAGTTTGACCCGCTTTGGAATACACTTATTCTCGGTGGTGTGAAAAAAGGACAGAAATTTCTTGGCATGGTAAGGCATCGGTTGCAtaggttgttttcttttctgtttttaaatcttgaaaaagGAGGGGTGAAAAGGTGTGTGCATTTTGGGGACATGGGTCAATTGTGTTTTTGATTGTGTTGCAGGTCACTATGATAGGAGTAAACTTCGAGGAGAATCATATAGCAACTGGATTTGGAAATCACATGGCACAGCCATTACTTCGTGCTGAGTGGCATGAGAACTTGACATTCGAAGAAGGTGTTACGTTACTGGAGAAATGCATGCGAGTGCTTCTGTATCGTGATAGATCTGCTGTCAACAAGTTTCAGGTTCCACTCCTTTTTCCTTACAACTGTATGAGATTAACGTGTTATGGAATGCGATTTctaggaaagtaattaaatttcatgttaaCTTGCTGGAATTGCTGCATTGTTTGTGGGTGGATATGTTATTGCTGTATTCTCTTTTagttcagttttatttttccttttccactACTTTTCGAGAGAACCTCTTGATCAtgctttctctttgcttttgctGAATTGTCactgttttcaaaattttgataaCAACGTGGTATCATATCACCtcatatgatgtttttttttttttttaatgtttaaaattcTCTATACCTGTCCACAAAATCGGTGCTGAGAAAAATCAGAATAACAAGCTTTTAATTAGTTAAACACCTtgaaataatgttatttaaGTGTTCTCCCCTGATCCAAGTTAAAAAAGCAACCCTAACAATTTTTGGCAACACTAACTTAACAATGGGGTGAGAAAGATGAAATGAATCATTTTATGttgttgaaacttgaaataatCTCAATTCTTTTCATCTCTTGTATGATGGGAATAGACAGCATTTCATAATGATTTGTAATGAATAGAGACTTTATGAAGGGAATCCTGTGCGTGTTAAAATCTTGTCCACTCGGATGTGCTGAGCATCCGTGCAGTCACACACCTTAGGAAGACTTTTTTCTAGTAAAAGATCTTCAATCTGGTAACTGCGGCAAGCTTCTTTGGGATTCCCTAAGGTATTTCTTACAGGGGCTTAAACTGGATGGCCGAGGAACATCTTGATGTTGTCCTCTTTCTATAGCTATTTGTGCTCAGGGTCTAGCTAAGGATAGAATGCAACTAAAGGGAACCATTCTTCCAATTATTGTTGTAGGGTATGTTTTGTTAGGTCTAATACCAGATAATTACGTGAAGCAATGTATTGTctgatttgacatctgacaAGTTCACAATTTCCCAACTGCAGATAGCTAAGATTACTGAAGAAGGTGTAACAATTTCTCAGCCTTACGCACTGAAGACATTCTGGGGATACAAGGCATTTGAGAATCCAACTGTTGGTGCTGAAGGATCATGGTAGTCAGCTAGGAAGCAGCCACTTCGGAAATCTTCACTCAGTCTACAAATGGGACCTAAAGGCGTGATGAGTTGGAAGTTATTGAAAGTCCTTTCAATGTTCAATTAATGTTTAAAACCTTGAATTGTTAGCTTGGCTTGATCTATGCCACACCAAAATTTCTGCTTTAGGGTTGGTGGCTGGCTTGTGAGGGAAAGGAATATTTTGAAATCACCTGAACTATAAATGCTCATCTTCCTTTACTAGCTGCTACTTCACTGCTATGAATTATGAAGTTTgcttttgtaatttgtaattttttttttatttttattttgcatcatCAAGTCggggtttaatttatttgatgcGCTCATGTCATTCCAATTAAAAATGGTGGGTTGGGAGGAAAAGCTAAGGGTGATTTGTGAATAATAAACTTTTCTGAAGTTAAAGTTTTGTAAATGTTTGATTGATCATTCAATTCATGTTATACTTTGGAGGAGTTGTGGTTCGGTTGTGAATTTTGCCTGTATTGGCAGCTCTCAGACTCAGTGGCTTGGTTTTTTCAGCCcttctcctcttcctcctctcctctcttctcctctctcttcaCTTTCCTGGGTTCAATTggctttttttcccttttcctctttttcttcccttctctctcctacccttttctttccttctttggTCATCTTGGAGCCCAAATAGGCTTGTTTATCTTGCCCCGTCACATACGAAGAAGATTCTTGACCTGAAATGGGTTAGGTCCTATTTGATCTCTGCTATCCTGTggggattttattattttttaataaaaaaattatatatgcaaGGTTTTTcgacaaatatttatatataaaaaatttataaatgtaaattaaatttttttgtatatatataatctaataaattaaaaactatgcgtgtttaaaaaaattattaatgaaaatagaagaaataataaatatatatatcaagatatttaacaTTATAATAtggacaatatatatatatatatatatccctgAAGTTTTTACATATTTGGTGATAGATGTTAGGTAAAAACGTACTAGAAAGTGTGGATGATTGGTAGCCAAATTGATTATTATGAAGGAAAAATTGAACCAGGGCCCACTATCGATACCTATCAGAAATCAGAAATCCGGAGTCAGCAGACATTACGGGCACGACTTGTCCACAGGCAATGATCTTAGACCAATCTGTGGAGCATCcgaatctttcttttctatttttgtccCAATCATTGACAACGAATAAAGAGGCTTTAATCCATTCGGGAACCTGCTGAGGTGTAATTATATCTATACTTTACTGATTAATCACGAGATCATTATTTAAAAACgaaaaaacattgattaaaaaaaacctataatttataaatttctttTCTCAATCCGGAATAGCCATCCATCTTCAGGAAACATTGAATCTCTCCCCCCTCCCCCCGAATTATCAACAAAAAGCGAAAAGGTGAGAAGTTCAAGCATGGATCCAATGGCAGGCTGCAAGCCGTTGCTACATGCAAACTTGAAGTTACGTGAAATTTCTTCATTCTCTGGATGCTTGCTGCTACAAAatgaaactagaaaacaaagttCAATGGCATTTTCAATCTATCTTCTTCTCAGAACTATTGTTTCCCGCAAAGAACATTGTCAGGTACGACATGGAAAGCACATACAAGTTCTTGAgaagtgaaattttttttattactcctACATCCTACCAATCCAAGCCCCCAGAACAGAGAGGAAGCATGAGGCATGATTTGCGGCCTCAACAGATACATTACAGCACAGGGGCATAATTTAAATGTGCGATACAAAATTTAAAGACAAATATTGCTAGCCATCATACTTGCAGAGGTTCTCAAATCCCATGTATTCATGACGATGAATCTTTCCTATCATGTTTGCTACACCAACACCACCTGCAAAGGGAAGCGAAGAACTCTTTGAGGATTCATAGAGTTCAGAGAGTTTATAATTTCAGGCCTCAACTAGCAGGAAATAGAAGAGCTCACCTAGTGAGATTGCACTGATAAATATGGTGGAAGCTAGAATGAAGATGATAAGAGATGCCCTTCCGAACACAATGATCAACCTTCTCACAATATGCTGCCCTATGAAGGCAGCAAATGTAGCAACAGCTACGAGGTAAACAGCTGCcagaaaatttgaaatatttgagtCCATTGGAGCTAGCATAAACTATATTCCACCatacattaagaaaataaacatatctATCACTTTACAGGGTGTCTTTAGACTGAtaagaacaaataaaagaaaggttGCATGGATGATGTGGGCACTTACCATAAGGAACAGGAAAACGTTTCAGAAGGTAGTATTCCACGACAGACATGGATGACGAGAAAGTCATTGCAAAGGTGGCAGTTGCACTTGAGACCTGGAAGGAAATCGTAAAGAAATTACCAAACTATTTGGCCTTTCATATGGCTTTGTCTTCGAAATATACAAGCTTCAGTTTTTCCAGTTTGTAGCTTGACACATGATCATACACTATTATTACACACTAGAatgtaataaaacaaaacaagctAACCTGAGGAGGGATTCCGAGCTCCAAAAATAGTGGACCCATGATAAATCCTCCTCCCAGTCCGAGCAGCCCACCAACCACTCCAGCTAGTATACCAAAGAGACAGTAGATCACAAGCTGAAGGACTGTGAAATTTGTGCCTCCAGTTCCCTTGGATGCAATTATTCTGTGTCCCTTGTACAGACTGACTGCTTCATACATTGACACCCCAACAGAAACTGGGATctggaaaacaaagaaaggatGATTCGAAGAACTGTTTTATTAAAGAGTAGGACAGATTTCGATATGCTACAAGATCGTTCCCCATTTCACATACAGACATAAACAAGAAGGCACAAAAAGAAAGGATAGAGACCACTGCTGTGATAAAAGCACCTGTAACAAGTTTAACACCCAATATGTTGTCGAACAGGTAGATGTACCCTCCtgttacaaaaagaaaaggatttctCATCATGTATACATTGATTTAATATAAGCTAGGAAAACAAATGTAGGATGTAATCATTATGATAAAGCACAACAGACCTTTGTAATCTGCAGCACGAGGAATGAAACCCagacaaaaacaagaagaccaAGTTCTTTCCAGTAAACATTCTCAAGAATAGAGACCTACGGTAATGAATTGTATTAGTTTTGAGAACTCTTCGATGCTGATTTCAGCTGACAAAGTGTACTCACCTCTTGTTCCTTGTCAGCCTTTTGAGGGCCGTTGCTCGGGCCACCAGGAAGAGGCTTGTATTCCACTTCCCCAGCGCTGGCACCTGATACAAAGGAAAATATATACTGAGAAGCAGGAATCACTCGCTGGGCTTCCATAAAATCAGGAAACAGTAAGTCAACTCACCATCTGACTCCACACGCTTTGCAGCCTCCTATAATGGGAGAAAAAGTGCCATTCAAATGGTTAGACTTAAATTTACATGTTTCTAACACATAACTATGTGAAACTCTAGTCATAAATCCTTCCATTTGTTTTGAAGTTCATGaaagcacaaatatatcctcatgGGGCAGTCACCTTGGCAATTTGAGGACAGTGCCACATATAATttgttctaaaattaataattgaaaacCTTGTTAATAATAAGCAGGCAATGAAACAATTTCAGTTTGAAATGCAGCCTGTGCACGCCCGAAACCTATGCATAAATCATGAACAGGCTGATGAGATTACCCGTTTCATTATTGTTTCCTTTTTCCATGTTTCAACACCCTTCAAGAATGCCTTTGTTGATGTGCCTGCAAGCCATTACAATTAGCAAAAAGAATTAGACGAGAGAAACATGAGTAAATTCCAATGAAATTCAACTAACATTACCTAAGAAAAGAACGATGAGCAGTACTGTGACCATCCAGTCTGCGAAAACGACATTGAAAGCAACACCTATACTAATTCCAAGCATAAGCATTGGTTGGATGAGCAGAGCCAGATCATAGTCAATAATGGGCATGTCAAGTGTCGGATGCCTTAGCTTAAGATTATAGTAAACTGTTGAGATTGCTGCACCCATAATCATACCTGCCAAATTTATACATACCAAAAATCCATTACTTTTTAAGTAACATATGAAAGagcaatttattttccaacaaacCAGCCCTTTCACATTTGCTGTAAGCTACCTCACTGTTCACACGACACATTGCATGTTGTTAGCTGCTTACTAGTCAGACTGATAAATCACAGCAGATGGATTAGTTACCCATACTTTACTGTGCAATCTGAATCgaaaaaaaaggcatttttaAATGCTGAAAGTCTCCTCCACTGTTCAGTAAAGCCCATCCCTCCTTAGCATACAGAGGACAcatgaacaaataaaatttcaactgTTACAAATCTTTTGAAGAAATAGGCACTGCACCTTCCCCTGACTGTGCTTCCAAGTTTCTAGCTCTAATTCAACATTTTCAAGTTTAACAAAAAATGCCATGACAAGAAGAGCTAGTGAAAGGTGCCAGTCATGGTAATAAATTAGTTCTCCGACTCGAGAAAATCTTTGTACTTGAAAGcttcaatgattaaaaaatcagttaaaataGTCATTACTTTTATGTAAACTGAATTTTGAACCAATTAAGTAGTAGATTCAATAATTTAGTTACCTGCCCCACCCAATCCTCTACCTCTCCCCATACTCTAATCAAACGAATCAAAAAGGTTTTCCTTTCTCTATGGTGGGGAAGAGCGGCGTAAAAACAAAGGTCACCCTTTTCACACAGAAGATTCAATGGTTTCTTACATTTAGAAATAGCTGTTGCAGATTTTGGATCGAACCCAATTACCAGGCTAAGCATGGGAACAAAAATGCCGCCGCCACCAACACCGCCTACACTCCCAAAAGCAGCTCCAAAAAACCCAATAATCGAACCCAAAACAATTTGCCAGCCAAATTTCATTTCCTGCCCACACAAAAACATTCatatatcaataattaaaacaaaaaccatacaAGACAATCACTTTCTGATTCCTTCCACAAAATGATCACATAATCTAACAAAAAAGATGTACCTTTCCTACATATCAATCACCAACTAAATAAGTAACCAGCACATAGAAAGTCACCCGTCTTCtcatttcatgttattttaaagAGCACTACAGATTCTTAcagaaaaaaatacttaattcaATAAGTTAAGAAAAGGGGTATCGGAGCTTTTACCGGCCAAACATGTTGATAACCTTTGTGATCAGGCTGCCACAAGAAATTCACAGCTTTGAGAACATAACTTGACACAGAATCTCCTGTTTCATTCATTCTAGTAGATGTTGCTTCACGTTTCAAACCCCTCTCAGCTGAAACGAACACAAAAGCTAACAAAAAGTTGAGCAAAACCATTAACACCGATCTTAAACCCCTCCATTTCCCTCCAAATTCAGCCATTTATCAGATCCtggattctctctctctctctctctctgtaaaaaaattctctcttttttcccctcCTCTCCCTCTCAAAGAGTTGACCTTTAGCTAATCCTCAATAACtcaacactaaaaaaacaaaaacctctgTGTAACAAAGAAACAACCCTTGCATGCAAATGGTTGGTTTGTCGGAAAACCAAGAGGAGAGataaaaggaaaggagaa includes:
- the LOC118053490 gene encoding proteasome subunit beta type-4, with the translated sequence MESNSETKQHTLLSSDYGIQRTQYPYVTGTSVVALKYKDGILMAADMGGSYGSTLRYKSVERIKPVGKHSIIGASGEISDFQEIMRYLDEQVLNDNMWDDRNSLGPKEIHSYLTRVMYNRRNKFDPLWNTLILGGVKKGQKFLGMVTMIGVNFEENHIATGFGNHMAQPLLRAEWHENLTFEEGVTLLEKCMRVLLYRDRSAVNKFQIAKITEEGVTISQPYALKTFWGYKAFENPTVGAEGSW
- the LOC118053489 gene encoding sulfite exporter TauE/SafE family protein 3, whose translation is MAEFGGKWRGLRSVLMVLLNFLLAFVFVSAERGLKREATSTRMNETGDSVSSYVLKAVNFLWQPDHKGYQHVWPEMKFGWQIVLGSIIGFFGAAFGSVGGVGGGGIFVPMLSLVIGFDPKSATAISKCMIMGAAISTVYYNLKLRHPTLDMPIIDYDLALLIQPMLMLGISIGVAFNVVFADWMVTVLLIVLFLGTSTKAFLKGVETWKKETIMKREAAKRVESDGASAGEVEYKPLPGGPSNGPQKADKEQEVSILENVYWKELGLLVFVWVSFLVLQITKEGTSTCSTTYWVLNLLQIPVSVGVSMYEAVSLYKGHRIIASKGTGGTNFTVLQLVIYCLFGILAGVVGGLLGLGGGFIMGPLFLELGIPPQVSSATATFAMTFSSSMSVVEYYLLKRFPVPYAVYLVAVATFAAFIGQHIVRRLIIVFGRASLIIFILASTIFISAISLGGVGVANMIGKIHRHEYMGFENLCKYDG